The following are encoded in a window of Cydia strobilella chromosome 1, ilCydStro3.1, whole genome shotgun sequence genomic DNA:
- the LOC134746780 gene encoding sarcoplasmic reticulum histidine-rich calcium-binding protein-like → MAKALCVLLVVAAASAVHVSYVAPVASGYIYRSDNGGPASLIQLGAQQYHQPAAFAPPLPVAQPLTLPLPEPEVYELPATPLTFHGEAEPLATHIAEQDDDEDDDDDEEDHTDPELYGDLIEVGHGHGHAYEKGAGSDYGEEHHAAHGEKGSKGYSSKDHHASGEAGHYGKEHKEGHYGESEGEKAAHHDEADVHGKHHEAGSSYKGGDHGHKKHFSKGEDVTGYHKVFHKDEFKKDHDFYDVADNSGHFNKYGNEKGHQGSEEGGHKEGGSHDSGSDKGEFGKAGFHAKGHHDESDDSHSAEEGKESHYNHSTEHGKKGSSEDGKEYHFEDDDDDDDEEDDE, encoded by the coding sequence ATGGCGAAGGCTTTGTGTGTTCTACTGGTGGTCGCGGCGGCGTCGGCGGTCCACGTGTCCTACGTGGCTCCGGTGGCCAGCGGGTACATCTACAGAAGCGACAACGGAGGCCCCGCGAGCCTCATCCAACTAGGAGCGCAGCAGTACCACCAGCCCGCGGCATTCGCGCCGCCTCTCCCTGTAGCGCAACCTCTGACCCTACCTCTACCTGAGCCTGAGGTCTACGAACTGCCAGCAACTCCTCTAACTTTCCACGGCGAAGCTGAACCCCTCGCTACGCATATCGCTGAACAAGATGACgacgaagatgatgatgatgacgaggAGGATCACACGGATCCGGAACTGTACGGAGATTTAATCGAAGTCGGACATGGACACGGTCACGCTTACGAAAAGGGAGCGGGCAGCGACTACGGCGAAGAACATCACGCCGCTCATGGCGAGAAGGGCAGCAAGGGCTACAGCTCCAAAGACCACCACGCTTCAGGCGAAGCTGGACACTACGGCAAGGAACATAAGGAAGGCCATTACGGCGAATCTGAAGGAGAAAAAGCTGCCCACCACGACGAAGCTGATGTCCACGGAAAGCACCACGAAGCCGGCTCTAGCTACAAAGGAGGCGATCACGGACATAAGAAGCACTTCAGCAAGGGCGAGGACGTGACCGGCTACCACAAGGTGTTCCACAAGGACGAGTTCAAGAAGGACCACGATTTCTACGACGTCGCCGACAACAGCGGCCACTTCAACAAATACGGCAACGAGAAGGGCCATCAGGGGTCTGAGGAAGGCGGCCATAAGGAAGGTGGATCCCACGACTCTGGTTCTGATAAGGGTGAGTTTGGCAAAGCGGGCTTCCACGCTAAAGGGCATCACGATGAAAGCGACGACAGCCATTCCGCTGAGGAGGGTAAGGAGAGTCACTACAATCACAGCACAGAGCACGGCAAGAAAGGCAGCAGCGAAGATGGGAAAGAGTACCACttcgaagatgatgatgatgatgatgacgaggAGGACGACGAATAA
- the LOC134748160 gene encoding uncharacterized protein LOC134748160: MRKFLPLILVFCFADSSPVSVGTLRFDNLDTDLDDLKYEVEEEDLDDYSKLLDDAEDEKKKTTGYEKNNKVSKSVKGKKKVTDLKKFFKGLGAEDEGYYDDDAAYALAEAAAAEAVGVKGKEDRTYRKGTKTRGFHRVHHKDEYKKDKVFYEDDETKGSINKVGAKGRGYSLSGGAGFNKGHIHHKLKKGVYGKRGYSDKGTFENEFEGYGDSEGFDTKYSSDS, from the coding sequence ATGCGAAAATTTCTGCCATTGATATTAGTTTTTTGCTTCGCAGATTCGTCGCCGGTGAGTGTAGGCACTTTACGATTCGACAACCTTGACACTGACCTGGATGATTTGAAATACGAGGTGGAAGAGGAAGATTTGGACGACTACTCAAAGCTTCTTGATGACGCTGAGgatgagaaaaagaaaacaacagGATATGAAAAGAACAATAAAGTTAGCAAAAGCGTTAAAGGGAAGAAGAAAGTCACTGATttgaaaaagtttttcaaaggaTTAGGAGCGGAAGATGAAGGATACTACGACGATGACGCTGCTTACGCCTTAGCTGAAGCGGCAGCCGCAGAAGCAGTTGGCGTTAAAGGAAAAGAAGACAGGACTTACAGAAAAGGAACCAAGACTCGAGGCTTTCACCGTGTCCATCATAAAGACGAGTACAAAAAAGACAAAGTGTTTTACGAAGATGATGAAACCAAGGGATCTATTAACAAAGTTGGTGCTAAAGGTCGCGGTTACAGTCTGAGCGGAGGCGCTGGTTTTAATAAAGGACATATCCACCATAAATTAAAGAAAGGAGTGTACGGGAAACGAGGGTATTCTGACAAGGGAACGTTTGAGAATGAATTTGAAGGTTATGGTGATTCTGAAGGCTTTGATACTAAGTATTCGTCCGATAGTTGA